The Nerophis lumbriciformis linkage group LG24, RoL_Nlum_v2.1, whole genome shotgun sequence genome includes a region encoding these proteins:
- the coil gene encoding coilin gives MFPKWRPSCACAVMLKPRKHPHIATRSIFMAAMTSQCSNNIRVRLHFDYPPPAVVDCRMCWLLVDLNTCRMVSDLESIVRQKFEFSRRSIISLFIEDCYLPHTENIYVVRDNDSIRVKVDCWSVPNGHPNGPGVNGKKRQRAKETNGEGGNGTCVQWPETKRKETVKGSQDAGAEQTSSVHNKKKPRMKKKKQKAEENDLTVSSPPRKKCKERPVLDSDISRHLQDTSHLARHGSTKKDSTKKDSTKKDSTKDSTKKNSKKKTSKKKDNTSPKTKVMKTSTAVSKVLSSTQPAKNHISSSSPSSSDTDVPTVNVQPKKNDLGANKCCVTDESEGTLSKDTPLPATTQAGDQISQQLTSCDPNHVEEMDPPVGNGAASPPPDYSTMPLLAAPPQAGQKIAFKLLELTENYTPEVSGYKEGRMVSYDPVTRQIQLELLSATQEPSEPGKFDLVYQNPDGSELVEYAVRRESWVKERWESLLEPRLII, from the exons ATGTTCCCAAAATGGCGGCCAAGTTGCGCGTGCGCAGTGATGCTAAAACCCAGAAAACATCCCCACATAGCGACAAGATCAATATTCATGGCGGCTATGACTTCCCAGTGCAGCAACAATATCCGTGTCCGTTTACACTTTGACTATCCGCCGCCAGCAGTCGTAGATTGCCGCATGTGTTGGCTGCTTGTGGACTTAAACACATGTCGCATGGTGTCCGACCTGGAGAGCATCGTCAGACAGAAATTTGAGTTCAGTCGTCGAAGTATCATCAGCCTTTTCATCGAAGACTGTTACCTGCCGCACACGGAAAATATTTATGTGGTACGTGATAACGACAGCATCAG AGTGAAGGTGGACTGCTGGTCCGTACCGAACGGACACCCAAATGGACCCGGTGTCAACGGCAAGAAGAGACAAAGAGCCAAGGAGACGAATGGCGAAGGGGGAAATGGCACCTGTGTGCAATGGCCAGAAACAAAAAGGAAGGAAACAGTCAAGGGGAGTCAGGATGCGGGCGCTGAGCAGACATCGAGTGTCCACAACAAAAAGAAACCTAGgatgaaaaagaaaaaacagaAGGCAGAAGAAAACGATCTGACAGTGTCTTCTCCTCCCAGGAAAAAGTGCAAAGAGCGTCCAGTTCTGGACTCTGACATCAGCCGTCACTTGCAGGACACTTCACATCTTGCCCGTCATGGCAGTACGAAGAAGGACAGTACGAAGAAGGACAGTACGAAGAAGGACAGTACGAAGGACAGTACGAAGAAAAACAGTAAGAAAAAAACCAGTAAGAAGAAGGACAATACAAGTCCCAAAACAAAGGTCATGAAAACAAGCACGGCAGTCTCCAAAGTACTTTCTAGCACTCAGCCTGCCAAGAATCATatttcatcatcatcaccatcatcatcagatACAGACGTCCCCACTGTCAATGTGCAGCCTAAAAAGAATGATCTTGGGGCTAACAAATGTTGTGTTACTGATGAATCAGAAGGTACCTTGTCAAAGGACACACCTTTACCTGCCACAACGCAAGCAGGTGACCAAATCAGCCAGCAGCTGACTTCCTGTGACCCAAACCACGTGGAGGAGATGGACCCCCCCGTAGGT AATGGAGCTGCAAGTCCACCCCCAGACTACAGCACCATGCCTCTACTGGCTGCTCCTCCACAAGCCGGACAGAAGATTGCCTTCAAA CTGCTGGAGCTGACTGAGAATTACACACCAGAGGTGTCGGGCTACAAG GAGGGGAGGATGGTGAGTTACGACCCAGTCACCAGACAGATCCAGCTGGAACTTCTTTCTGCCACTCAAG AACCTTCAGAGCCCGGTAAATTTGACTTGGTGTATCAGAACCCAGATGGGTCGGAACTTGTGGAGTATGCCGTGCGCAGAGAATCATGG GTAAAAGAGCGATGGGAATCCCTGCTGGAACCAAGGCTTATTATTTAA